A genomic segment from Polyangium mundeleinium encodes:
- the lexA gene encoding transcriptional repressor LexA, which yields MQGLTERQQQVLHYIRQSINERGYPPTLREIGAHMGIRSTNGVNDHLRALERKGYLTREDMKSRALRPKDMSAANVRADEPLAMSEAPEDDMLEVPVVGRIAAGLPLLAEEHVIDTVRIDRMLVRGGREIFGLKVTGDSMIEAGILNGDYIFVRRQPTAQRGEIVVALIGDEATVKYYFPEKDYVRFQPANAKMAPILVRASDFKPTMLLGVVVSVFRRL from the coding sequence ATGCAAGGGCTCACCGAGCGCCAACAGCAGGTTCTGCATTACATCCGCCAATCCATCAACGAGCGGGGGTACCCGCCCACGCTGCGGGAGATCGGCGCGCACATGGGGATTCGCTCCACGAACGGGGTGAACGACCATCTGCGCGCGCTCGAGCGGAAGGGGTACTTGACGCGGGAGGACATGAAGAGCCGCGCCTTGCGGCCGAAGGACATGTCCGCCGCGAACGTTCGGGCAGACGAGCCGCTCGCGATGTCCGAGGCGCCCGAGGACGACATGCTCGAGGTCCCGGTCGTCGGCCGGATCGCCGCGGGCCTGCCGCTCCTCGCCGAGGAGCACGTCATCGACACGGTCCGCATCGATCGGATGCTCGTCCGTGGTGGCCGCGAGATCTTCGGCTTGAAGGTCACGGGCGACTCGATGATCGAGGCCGGCATCCTGAACGGCGACTACATCTTCGTGCGTCGCCAGCCCACGGCGCAGCGCGGTGAGATCGTGGTGGCGCTCATCGGGGACGAGGCGACGGTCAAGTACTACTTCCCCGAGAAGGACTACGTCCGGTTCCAGCCGGCGAACGCGAAGATGGCCCCCATCCTCGTGCGGGCCTCGGACTTCAAGCCGACGATGCTGCTCGGCGTCGTGGTCTCCGTCTTCCGCCGACTTTGA
- a CDS encoding OmpA family protein — protein sequence MKSTRGATKMQKPARRPADRSYGRWALPALVVMAIGQASCSQVSVMRGDIEGLTKVAGQAERNGAIRCAPRELATAKSHLTFAETELDQGFLFKAKAHLDIARANAHAAYDLSPPQKCAERGFVEDEAPPPPPPPPPPPGDCDGDGYLDPQDTKCPCEAETWNGFQDEDGCPDDPDTDGDGIPNAKDSCVLVPEDKDGYLDDDGCPELDNDLDGILDDADKDPSTGKSCANEPEDPDGYEDVDGCPEPDNDKDTVPDLEDQCPNEPGVVGGDKPGCPKKPSLVIVTEKEIKITQQIHFEFDKDKIKPDSYAILDAVAQVLQDNPKIKIEIQGHTDNKGAAAYNKKLSDRRAAAVLKYLVAKGIDPSRLTSHGYGMEIPIVPNTTDQNRALNRRVQFVRTEGQK from the coding sequence ATGAAGAGCACGCGCGGCGCTACCAAGATGCAGAAGCCGGCGCGTCGTCCGGCGGATCGTTCGTACGGGCGCTGGGCGCTCCCGGCGCTCGTCGTCATGGCGATCGGTCAGGCCTCGTGCTCGCAGGTCTCCGTCATGCGCGGCGACATCGAGGGCCTCACGAAGGTCGCGGGGCAGGCTGAGCGCAACGGCGCGATCCGCTGCGCGCCGCGCGAGCTCGCGACGGCGAAGAGCCACCTCACGTTCGCGGAGACGGAGCTCGATCAGGGCTTCCTCTTCAAGGCGAAGGCGCACCTCGACATCGCGCGTGCAAACGCGCACGCGGCTTATGATCTCTCGCCGCCGCAGAAGTGCGCCGAGCGTGGCTTCGTCGAGGACGAGGCGCCGCCGCCGCCGCCCCCGCCGCCGCCGCCTCCCGGCGACTGCGACGGCGACGGGTACCTCGATCCGCAGGACACGAAGTGCCCGTGCGAGGCCGAGACGTGGAACGGCTTCCAGGACGAGGACGGCTGCCCCGACGATCCGGACACGGATGGCGACGGCATTCCGAACGCGAAGGACAGCTGCGTCCTCGTGCCGGAGGACAAGGACGGCTACCTGGACGACGATGGTTGTCCGGAGCTCGACAACGACCTCGACGGGATCCTCGACGACGCGGACAAGGATCCCTCGACGGGCAAGAGCTGCGCGAACGAGCCCGAGGATCCGGACGGGTACGAGGACGTCGACGGCTGCCCCGAGCCGGACAACGACAAGGACACGGTCCCGGATCTCGAGGACCAGTGCCCGAACGAGCCTGGCGTGGTGGGCGGCGACAAGCCTGGGTGCCCGAAGAAGCCTTCTCTCGTCATCGTGACGGAGAAGGAGATCAAGATCACCCAGCAGATCCACTTCGAGTTCGACAAGGACAAGATCAAGCCCGACAGCTACGCGATCCTCGACGCGGTGGCGCAAGTTCTTCAGGACAACCCGAAGATCAAGATCGAGATCCAGGGTCACACGGACAACAAGGGCGCAGCCGCGTACAACAAGAAACTTTCGGATCGCCGCGCCGCGGCCGTCTTGAAGTACCTCGTCGCGAAGGGTATCGACCCGAGCCGGCTCACGTCGCACGGCTACGGTATGGAGATCCCCATCGTTCCGAACACGACCGATCAAAATCGCGCGCTCAATCGACGCGTGCAATTTGTCCGGACCGAAGGTCAGAAGTAG
- a CDS encoding DUF4398 domain-containing protein, translating to MGVFSLVGATGCGGSIYAITSSSASSKLETAEALGAERYAPYEFWTAKEHLHKAMEEASTADYGDAIKFANTAEEYAEKAIVLAKQAHEGSGR from the coding sequence ATGGGGGTTTTCTCCCTCGTCGGCGCGACCGGCTGTGGTGGCTCGATCTACGCGATCACCTCGAGCAGCGCTTCCTCGAAGCTCGAGACGGCGGAGGCGCTCGGCGCCGAGCGCTACGCGCCCTACGAGTTCTGGACCGCGAAGGAGCACCTTCACAAGGCCATGGAAGAGGCTTCGACGGCCGACTACGGCGACGCGATCAAGTTCGCGAACACGGCCGAAGAGTACGCCGAGAAGGCCATCGTTCTCGCGAAGCAGGCGCACGAGGGATCGGGCCGATGA